Part of the Clarias gariepinus isolate MV-2021 ecotype Netherlands chromosome 25, CGAR_prim_01v2, whole genome shotgun sequence genome is shown below.
CATTGGTCCAGATTCAACCCCTTACTATGCCAGAGTTGGAATTATTTAACTATCAGTTAACAATCGTCTGTCCGGCTGGTGTAGTCACCATTAAGAGTGACTCCAGGTGTGCGGATATCTTTGGCAGCACATCTGTAATGGGGTTTAATAAAGCGTACTGAAATTAGGCTGAAACTGCTTTTTTTACCTGTATAAAAGGTAACACTTATCCAGCATTAAAGTCTTTTTAAATGTCAGTTATTGTACTGGTCCAGCAGTTTTATATGCCTCCACAGATGGTGCACCTTTATTCCACATATATTTTACACGGAAGGCTAATTAAGCCCGGCTTACTAGTTCTCGCAGACATGGTTGGACAAAAAAGTTATGGCGTATGGGACAAATTATCAGGCtccatcaagcaaagaaaacaactaaggttATTTGAAATTACTAgaactgggttaaaaacaatttaacacaTGAAAAACCTGGAAGCATAGTGAGAAACTGtcaactttaaaaacaaacaaaaaaaaacacaacaatcatAAAACCATGTCTGAACCATGTTCAATAGTGATGAGAACTCtcgggattgggactaaacagctgtgtgtccataagaaaaccacttaaaaagaaaagctcCCTTTATGCTAGGacacatacaaatttaattctgAGGCAATGAAAAAGGTCacgtggtctgatgagtccagattaaaCCTACGTTTAAACATACGTTGTGCCATtatgtacaagcctctggagacagcgttatgatctggggttgtttcagttgATCAGGTTTAAACTTAGCCACATAACGTGCCAATAaaagaagtcagctgacgacgtgaatgaccaggttatcacatctatggagtttttcttccctgatggcacgagGCATATTCCAGTACAATTGGAAAAATTGTGAAAGCATGCTACTGGGAGTATGAGGAATCaattcacacatgaactggcatCCAGATtagtaatcaaagctaaaggtgattgaATAGAGTCTTTTTATTGGCCAGGTAGTATAGTTCTTGAACTTCTTCAGGTAGGATTGTGTGAATAGCGAATGCATTACTCTTAAATTTTAGAAGGTCttggttttaatttttataactaCACCCCTAAAAATGATGCTCTTCTATACAACTATACAtagttgtttctatagtaaccgcTTGTTAATAGGGACCTGTATAGCTTACATAATCTTTTCACATACACTAAGGCTAAAAGTAGActtaaaaatcatattatttaacaaagaaaccTATCTACTTaatgtttcttatttatttaaagacatttattacactgtatggacggagtctctagtgtcagaGCATTTGAACAACCTATAATAAGTTTCCAacacactttcttttttaaatcaagatCAAAAACTATTTTTCATTGCTTCCTGTTTAAGGCTTATAAAACATCAgctaaagcataaaaaaatttttttaagatgttcagtggttaataataaaaaaaactttgaaattAAAATGAACCATTAAGCAtggtatattttttatcttttgtttaaTATTCAAAGGAGGAAAGTATTGACCTTTTTTTGATCAATAATGAATCATGAAGTTTATCATcaagaataatgaaaaataaataaattaaacacaaagtcGCCCCAAAACCAGCCGATCGGAGCAGCCGGCTTCAATCTGATTTGCTGTTTCAGTTCGGAAAGGAAACAGCCATTCAGAGTTGATCTTGTTCttgtctctgattggctgggtTCGTGGCACATTCATCATGCCATGTCAAGTTGTATAAGCTCCAGTGTTCCCAGTTGGGCTCCTCTCGTCAAAACATGTCTTATAAAAATTTGGCTAATTTAAGTGAGAGGAAGGATGTCCATTAATAATTGAGCTTCAATATGAGATCTGTAACTGATATTATAGTTTGGTCTGTTTTTGGACTGGTTTTCAGCAGTGCCTTGTGGAGTTGTTAAGACATGTAATTCAACATCCTGTGTAAGGACAAAGTGAGCTTTTTTCACTCAGGAACGTGACCCAAATGCAAgtcttgggaaaaaaaagattacacaCATTTCGAGCGATGATGGTTAAACTTATTGCGGTTTACTGTTGGGGAGAGATCTGTACGGATCGTGGATCAATTACAGTCTGTTCACACCAGTAGTCATGCCACATCACACCACCCAAAtcatcattgattattttccctgATTGTGGTCCATGCCACGACGTGTTCTTGCATGCTTAACCTCGTATTCAGACGTGCCGTACGTATAATTGGAAATGacgtctatttatttatttatagctgtTGGACCTCTTTAGGAAATTCATCAGTAAGAAGGTTTCTGTTTAATCATAGTGTTAGTCTGAGCACCATCTAGTGCTTGCATATCTCCCGCAATCAGACCCTCACTGTGAACCGGGTCTCCTCCagtcaatctttttttttttttgtccatcgCTATAATGTGTTTTCTGCATGGGAGGGGACAGGAGGcttctctttgtttctttgtgttCCCTTCTTTGCATATATACCTGTATTCGTTACTCTAATATAACTGCTCGTAAAGACTCATGTCGCACTTAAACGCGAATTTTGCTGTGAAAGCTGCTGATTTAAGATGATCTATGCATCATCATGCTGGCACTAGACATCtgattaatagattttttttttttgggggggggggcgcaGTAATTCCACTATGCTGCTGTTAGTTTCATGCATCTCTGCATCTCGCACTTTTCTTTAACACAAAACCCTGgagcatttctttttcttcgcACCGAAACACACTATCGATTGGCTTTAAATATGAGGTCTATAAAGTCAGCTCATAACCGATCGATAAGAGGCAGTATTGTAACGGCAGCAGACCAACGTTGCGACCGCGTCTCAGGGGAATACGCGAGGCGCTCTGGTTTACAATGCATGTTTTGCCTCCGAGCAAAAACACTTGGCTTGTTGCCACAGCGGGAGGCAGAGGCGGCTCGTCTTTGTTtagcttttttatatatatatatatatatatatattgtaaatagcATTTAGAAAATAATTAAGCCTTTTAgagtaaaatcatttaaatagtcGGAAGAGATATTCAATGAATAAAatgttggacaaaaaaaaacaatctgcaGTCTCTTCTGGCTTATCGAACAAACAGGGTTGTATATTTAatcctcccttttttttcaaatattattgttaatacTTTCATtggataataattttaatttaatatttggtgttttttatttttacatctcTAAATTTCTTCTATGTATGTAACTCCAAAAGCATGACGTTCATATCGAATATTgattttctcttctttcttaaataattttaacattgtTACTGACAGCATTAATGCATCAAcccttgttttaataaaaaatcctTAACGTGTTAAATCACTTGATGCAAATAAATTCTAATTTGGTTAGCATCGTGGccgggtcaagggttcgattctgGGACTCAGCTCTGTTctcgtgcttagtgggtttcctccgggtactccggtgaATGTAGGAGACGTGTAGATGAGTGTACATGTGTCGTTGCAGGGGACAGCCGCGTTCATATTTCCTttagcgtgtgagtgtgtattaagGGTGTAttctgggataagctccagacATCAGGTGACCTGTataagataaagcggtatagaaattgaatgagtaaataaatgtaattgcaCAAGCCTAAAGCGGGTCTGAGATCAGTTCTCGAGTCTATCCGGTTAAACCTGATTTTAAACTGTTCTTAGAACTGTGTGTTAGCGCATCCCTGACTTCCGGTTGTCGAATTTGTCGAGTGCAGACGCACAAGCGACACTTCATCAATGTATTTCTTTGGTGACTGAAATGATAAGGTCGTCTTTCATAAATCCTCATAACCTCAGACAGAAATACCATCTCAAATCTCCTGTACATGTGTCTGTATAGCGCGCACTCTCGCATGGTGTGAGCTAATGGATGCTCGTGTGCCGCTATTTGATCGATCTGCTGTTTTTAACCTCATCTAATCAAGGCCTGTTCTTGTCATGACGCATTACACATTGTGTTATCGTGCACGGGTCCACTTTACTGACACGTGATATTGGGAATTGGTACAATAACAATATTAGCCTAAAGCGAGTCAAAGCTTATTTTTATACCCTAATGTGGCACAGAtcagatttttccttttttttttcatttttgcaatATTGTATGTAGTCCTAAATTTGATACATATCCGATAATatgcagtcatgtgacttgagTGAGAACACCCCAAGCATTTTTGCTTAAATCAAAAATATACCGTATTTTAACCTAAATGACGTGAGCAAAGACGGCTAGAGAACAGCCGCATCCACAGCGAGGTCAGATAAaagtcatgacatgcaaatccgatctgaacaaacaaatcagaattaAGCAACGTGTCTGGAGTGATATGAACGCAGTCTTTCGAGCTCATTCAGTGTGCTGTTTAATGAAGGGTTGTATACAGTGTGCATACGGCTTTGCTCTAAATGCAGCCTGTTTAATGCGATCTCCTCTTTCTCGCCTGTGTTGCAGTACTACGAGATGTCGTATGGACTCAACATCGAGATGCATAAACAGGTAAGAGACTAAAGTGTTGTCTGAGTGAATGTCTGGGTAGAAGGTAAGTGTGTTGTGGTACATTTGTGAACATGATGTATTGATACAGTAGGTAGGCCATACTGCTAATAACTTTTGATACATGTTCAGATTCGTACTTATAATAACATTTGTGCATCTGAGATAAATGTAGGGACATGTGACCTCACAAGAGACTCCCCAGGTTATTCCATAATTGCTAAAGTAGCAAAGTACTCCTAATCATTAACAACAATCATACgacttttgattgcacagaataataaaacaaagtttgagagtaaaaactccctttatttctctatttaatcTTCTGTTGCAAAAATATATtcatcccagcgtttcactagtgatTGGATACTATCAAGGTAAAAAGCTTTCTCAGTACGCCGCAGCCGACTGCctcctttttttaatgtctgaaatgttggcctcccaggaactcccaaacatgtggatatagcttggagcgaggtcatgCTTCGTAGATGAGATAAAAATTCTTataaccaatcataatgcaggattttatacagtatatataatacagtacataccaaaatatacagtactgaaataaaaagacGAACAATATCACCTTGTTGTCATCTGTGagtttatttctcctgaaagaAACTAATATACACACAATTAGCGTGTTGATTTACCGCGTTATGCGTAATGTCAGAGTtcgaaatgtgtgtgtgccgccTCGCTGTAGACAATGTTCATATAGTTCACGCAGATTCTCAACCCATATTCCTGGAACAAAGGTTCGCTGCAGACTCCTACAAAAGGAGATGATTTGCTCGTGTAAAGCAGATACGGCTCTTGGCGCATCTTCACAGTTGAACACACACTCCTTAACATTCAGCACAAGTAGGCATCAGGTGGAGTAAGATCTGGGAACGGGGCGCGTATGAGAAGGAATGTGTTCTGCGCCTTTTCCAAACTCCCCCAAAAGTCCCCATTCCTGACCACTTCTGTATGAGCGGGAATAAAGCTCAACTATAAATACTTTTTCCTTCGTCCGGAGACGAAGACGACGacgacgacaacaacaacaacaaacaaacaaacaaacaaacgcaaatgcatgtctgaaatgcacgaatttcagtactgtatatttaataaacatatataaaacatttaaaattattataacatttatattttttttatatattaatgattACAGTAATATTACACCTTACACACTGATTGTAACATTAATGTATCCAAACCAGCACCTTTATTCAGTTACTAACCTGTGACCAGCTGCTGTTTACATTTCTGTTGTGGAAAACTAGTCCAGATGTTCTGACCAATCAGTGTTGAGAATTAAACATGGGTGTATAGAATGgctcattatttttttagtcaCCCAGTTGATAGGTAGGCAGTACTGctcataatgtaataataatctCTTTTTTGTCTCGTCTCTTTGCTCAGGCTGAGATCGTAAAGAGGCTGAACGCCATCTGCGCTCAGGTGCTGCCCTACCTGTCCCAAGAGGTACGAAGTGTATTTATACATGTTTCTCGTATAAGGTCTTGTCAGCTTGAAGTGTAGAATCTGATTAAATCTACAATAATGTTATTTGTTCACACAAGTCATGATATATTTTTAGATGTTAGAGCTGTTGGTATTAGTATTATTGTTTCAGTGCTAGACGTCGTTTCTGCGCGAGATTAAGAGCGGATTGTATCtcgtttcactttttttccagGATAAAAGCTTTTGCTAAATGAACGTCTGCTCTGACATATAATAAAGAGGGCTTTTTGCTTCTCATTTCATCCGGAGTATCTCATTTGTCCCAGACTGCCTGAACTTTTCAACTCATCGTAACAGATACAGGTCGAGAGCTCTAGTTAATGTTCACGTCAGAACCGCGTCGACCGTGGAGCGGTCATTATTCATCAGTGTCTTGTTTCTCGCTAATCCTCAGCGGTGCAGTTTAGGTGACCGTGTCATTAGTGTAGCCACACGTTCCTGTCCTTGGCTGACAGGAACCCAGGTGTAGCTCATCCTCCTGAAGGCTTTGATATCCTGAGATGCTTTACAGGATGTTACAGTAGATTTTATGTCCTTTCTTCCAAAGCGAACAACCCCAACAACAAGGTGTTTGCATCTGCAAACACTGGATGTCTAGAGTCTACTGGGAATGAGATTTCTAGGAATAGGGACTTGCTGAAGTCCTGGAAACAGCCACGCAGTTTTGACCTACTGTATAACTTGTGGTGGTATAAAGTTCATCTTACTCGGGTTCAAACCTCAGTACCTCCAAGCcgcactgttgggcccttgagcaaggcctttaacccctACCTGCTCAGATACGAGATAAAATGTGCGTTgagatttaaatataaatcttattacattacagtacatcactgGATCCGCGCTTTCCCAGTGCTTCATGCTATCTGATATTAATGACAGATGAGTCTAATCTTCACAATCTGGACATCTGCCTGGTCCCCATacggaaaacattttttttttcttcttcttttttttttttaatgcagattttttctttacacagcTATAAGAGTAAAACGCTTTCCTTTTGGTTACTAGAGTAGATTAGATCTAATGATAGGAATAACATTACAGCCGCATTAATAATTATGTCAAGGAAAGTTCCTCACAAGGAtattaaacgtgtgtgtgtgtgtgtgtgtgtgtgtgtgtgtgtgtgtgtgtgtgtgtgtgtgtgtgtgtgtgtagcatcaGCAGCAGGTCCTGGGAGCGATTGAGAGAGCCAAGCAGGTCACTCCACCAGAGATGAACTCAATCATTCGGGTAGGCTGTCTGCTTTATACCTCTCAcatctcctgtgtgtgtgtttgtgtgcgtgtgtgtgtgtgtaaatataggAGCATCTGTTTGTTGCCTCTCTCCATCTTGTTCCCTCTCTGGCTATTTGTTCACCCTCTGCTTTTCTTGTTTGTTGTTATGTATATTTAACCTtcaaccgtgtgtgtgtgtgtgtgtgtgcgcatacgCACGCGCACCATCTGTAACCTCTCTGCATGAGTGGCCCATTTAACCTGTGTGTCTGTTGGCTGGATTTctaacctgtgtgtgtttgctcactttttttttttttttttttatctgtgtgtgtgtgtgtgtgtgtgtcggtgtgtcgGTGTGTTTGTGCACAGCAGCAGCTCCAGGCCCACCAGCTTTCTCAGCTGCAGGGTTTGGCTCTGCCCATGACCCCTCTACCCCTGGGCTTGACCCCCCCAACCTtgccttcctcttcctcctcgtcCTCCACCGCTCCGGGTCTCTTCTCTCTTTCCAGCATCTTGGCGTCACACGCTCACCTCGCCAAGGAAGAGAAGAACGCCCGTGACGCCGCCAACAGCGCCGACACGCACCGCGACGACGACGGGGACAAATCCGACTGAGTCCACCTTCTCTTTCGCCGAGAGCACAGAGACAATGAAAAAGAGCACAgcattgtttttcattttcatttacctCCCGCATCGTTCTCCTTATAAAAGCCTCTCGCTTTCCTGCATGCAAGCCTTAGTTTAAATAAGTCCTTTATAGTTGCGTTAAAatctgccctttttttttttttgccgttcCTGCTTCCTCCTTTTTTGTTCGGGGTTGTCGAGCGCTTATTATTCCACTGCGGGATCCCTGGCTTCCTGCACGTTTCCTGCGCTCCTTCTCGTACAAGCTAGTCCTCAGACTAAACAGAGCAGCTTCTGGATTAAGCAGAGGAGACGATCCTCTTTCCAGACGCTCAGACAATCTGTCATTCCTTTAATTCCCTCTTTGCAGACGTGGCAAAATCGGATAGAGTTTGAAAGATCTTGTGAAAGCACAATTAACCAAATCAGCAAAATCAGTCAttgtataaatactgtacaacccagttgctctctctctctctctctctctctctctctctctttctctttttctttatctttctaTATCTGCTTGAAGCTTTGCTTttcaaaaaatgttaaaagatgAAGCTTGCGAAAATAAAAAGAGGTTTTTCATCTATAATAATTCTAGTTTTAAAGATGCATTACtttatttccagatttttttgtagttttttttttttattttctttttttttcaccctcattttcttttcttttttttatagtaagaCGATATATATCGTATGTAATATGGTACAATGTCTTGCATAAAAATCATTCCTCTTGAACTCTTCcgtttattgtaattttacgACCTGAGCAACGTCGTGGTTGTAGCCTTATTTTGGGTCGGGAGGTTATAAGAAAAGCGAAAAAAACAACCGAGAGGCTGAGATCTCCGTGCATAACTGgagctaccaccaccatgcttcagtCTGTGGAGAGTCATTATTTACTCCTAGTTCCATCTTATTTCAACCGAGGTTTAAGAGCTAGCGATTTAACcggttgctgtaatttaattgaTATTTTGTTGGTCGTTAAATCAGTGGATTAGTTTTTGATTTGGAATCAATTCACACTTTGTGAATTATCTAGAAAAATTTACTAATTTACTTAAAATtgataaattctttaaaaacttttcatggtttaaaaaacaaattccaCTTTCTGCAAATACTCTTGTTTTGCTAGAGTATCGCTTTTGACTTCCATGTGCAGCCGGTGCAAAACCTCCACCTACTTGATAGGATTGTGGAGCAAAAGATTAacagggaaatatatatatatattaaaatcacTTTGTTCGAGACAcgacatttaataaaaataaaaaaaagtattttaattcgtttcaaatacttaaaaaaaaaagtttttgctttGTTAATGCTTCAAAACCTATAAGAAGTCATTGCTTTAAATAAACGAGGCAGCAAACTTTTTTGCTAttaaatcaatatttaaaaaaaaccttaacgTTCATAAATCGAATTGAATCAACAGTTTATCTGTGATTCACATCTGTCACAACCGCCGACAGAAGATAACAGCCTGCAAATGTTAGATTTCCCACAAACGTAATACAGTAGTAATAGCTGTTAAATGTGTCTGGATTTCTCACATTTgtggtaaaagtaaaaaagcttAAGCTTTCGAAATCTTCATGACGTCTCACGTTAGTgagattattacattaaaaacctgcagatttggttttatgtttgtggtttattACGTTTGTGGGTTGATATTGCGTTGGCGGGtgttacacacacgcacacacggcTCTAGTCAGCACTACTTACCGTCACATGAGTCAGACAAACACCAGCTTGAAAAGATTTTAGGCAAGCTTTAGTTTACAAGTCTGATATTTGATGGAAACTTCAGCTGTTTTTTATGTCTCTTAGACACATGAAAAAGTCTTTAGGAGGGGATTATGtgcttttgcatattttttgcattattttctttctcttgttaCCTTTAAGAGACAGGCTGAACAGCTGTTTATTGCTGCTATATcatcatattaatattaataggtCATGACAGAAGCTAATTGGTTTTATGGactttccagaacattaaaCTGGATTAAATGGATGAAAAGTAAAATGTGGTATTCatcaattaataatttttttttcagacataataataaaaagccg
Proteins encoded:
- the chico gene encoding chico isoform X1, with amino-acid sequence MMFPQARHSAASQSAQPLKFTTSDSCDRIKDEFQFLQAQYHSLKLECDKLATEKSEMQRHYIMYYEMSYGLNIEMHKQAEIVKRLNAICAQVLPYLSQEHQQQVLGAIERAKQVTPPEMNSIIRQQLQAHQLSQLQGLALPMTPLPLGLTPPTLPSSSSSSSTAPGLFSLSSILASHAHLAKEEKNARDAANSADTHRDDDGDKSD
- the chico gene encoding chico isoform X2, producing the protein MMFPQARHSAASQSAQPLKFTTSDSCDRIKDEFQFLQAQYHSLKLECDKLATEKSEMQRHYIMYYEMSYGLNIEMHKQAEIVKRLNAICAQVLPYLSQEHQQQVLGAIERAKQVTPPEMNSIIRQLQAHQLSQLQGLALPMTPLPLGLTPPTLPSSSSSSSTAPGLFSLSSILASHAHLAKEEKNARDAANSADTHRDDDGDKSD